From the genome of Phlebotomus papatasi isolate M1 chromosome 2, Ppap_2.1, whole genome shotgun sequence:
aaggtttatggaagctatttgtggtaaaaattttaagccgctatcttatttagcttggaagatattgaattttgaaattttcgatttgtgactttttgccccagtctcccctagcgaaaatatcactgactagaaaatttttagtgaagaacccagctggcacaagattgaaatgagtcgattacacttacttatttaatggataaaaatattatttttgctttttctcaaacttgaatagttatattatgttactgtagtgactatattacagaaataaaaataaaaatattattttaagtgtattagacataaacgatccagatagcgaagcgcccggattagcacacgtGACTGTATATTGGTGACCCGGTTGTCCAATTCCTTTACGAAGGTCTTGAATTCCTAAGCAACAAGTATAATTGCAATTGCagtattttttcgaaatctgAAGGATGATCCGTTcttataaaattcttataaaattcTCGTTCGTATAAAATTCTTCCATAAGCCGTAAACCGGCTGGACGTACGTATAAAACGTATAAAACGTATAAAACTATCCagaaaattttagattaaaaaataaaagaaatctggAAACTAATATGGTATATGGCTTACTTAGTAAACTATGATAACGTAAAAGACGATACATTGGACATCTCAAGTAAgaccattaaccctttaacggtgagacagttttcgctgaccgaaaattagcaataaaaatgaaaccgataaacaaatcTTGTAagacgtcttacatctaactttcgAAAAGTCAACGGAATCTgaattggtgtattttttgcctctatgaacgataagaacaaaaatagcccaaaaatttaggaatttttttgacaataccaatgactgataattttcactctaatgaaaaatattatgtttgaataTTATAATTTCCTGTtgcaaaacggttttgcttaaaaaaatttgaagtataaaaaataattaaaatcaattttcaatatgaaaatttgaaaattggtaatttttgaggttaaaaatttaccatatagcaaatagctggagacttgcaaaaaatatcatagattgttttaaccttctactttgcaattacgcacgaacataagaaaaaaataactttaggtagacaggaaaaataattttctttatggaacaccggtgttccaattgtccttaaagggttaaaggagtggcaaagcgtccaaggctttgcgaagtgctcgaactcgtgacttagatgctatccctcaaaagtactttcgtatcatttaccgtttaccggttctcaaccgatttaaaccaatttatcCAAAAGataccacaaaataatttttagagtaataaaattgattttcgaataaaaattacttatcggttcattaccggatCACAACTactttgaacggatttataaaatCGCTCAAAACACATTGACAAAACtgtagtagggggaagtggggcacctttgaaattgggatttttcacctatttttaaataaaattgagccttatcgtgatataatttaggtgcaccaTCAGATTAAGAACCTAGATTACATTATGAAATTGCTCAGTTCTACTTAAACatgggtgaaaaatcccaatttcaaaggtgccccacttccccctatattggTTTAAATCAATGAAAACGTACGGAAAATACGAAGGTCTAATAAAGCCTAGATGTCAAATCCCGTTTAATATATTCTCAAGCAAAGACTTTGCTAGTATGACACTTATATAGGCTTCAGTCCTAATTCCTGAGATTTAGTTACAAATAAATTAACTTCTGTTATGTAAGTACTTCTTCCTAACGGCTAAAGCTGGAATGGCAGCTCAATTGATAACACAAACGTCTCTCGTAGCGATGCTGATTTCTCCTAATAGCCTTCCTAGTATCGGTCTGTAAGTTAGACCTTCGGTTGTGGTATACAGAAGTTTAGTATTGAGAGATAATTCATGTTCGATATCGGTAGGGAGTAGATCATTATTGATAGAACGCTGAGGGTTCTGAAGAAATCTCAGCGATCTGTTCTGTACTCGTCTCCGGCTTTACAGACTCACCGAACAAATCTAACAAGAATTTTAATATCGTCGAGattgtttttcgaaaaatttttgaTCCCGCTTTTGACTAAGAATTAGATTAATCAGATTAATACTACAAGTCTGAAGAACTTTGAATGAAAAGATAAGTCTTACCTGATATGAAAATTGTCGTACAACTTTATACAGCCGATTAGCTTCTTCAGCAAAGTATTCTGCTTGTGTAAAGAGATCCTGTGTAGTTCTGAGTGTTCCCTCTCCCTTTGTAAACTGATACATAGAGAAGGCCATTGAAGACATATTCTTTGCCCTCTTGACGATATCATTGTTTTCATCACTGGCACCATTCCATTTGTCCGTTTCGGCATCCATCTCGTTTGTTAGCATCTTCATCTCCAGTCCTGCCTTAGCTATCTTCTCTTGCTCCTCCTGATCCAGTCTCGTTGGTTTCAATGGCTTCGATGTTGTCCCATGTTTCTGTAATTGTTCAGTCTATTAATCAATTAATCTTATCTATATTAATCGTCTGAGCTGCCTAAAATAACTATTATAGGGACTTACTCCAGGTCGAGGTAAACTGAGGTATTCAGTTTTGTCAGGCTTTGTCTGAGCCTGAGCCATTTCGATGATCTCCTTCGATACAGTCGATACATCGCTTGCCAACCACTGCCACATATCAACGAACACTTCAAGGTTTTCCTTCGCAATTTTACTCGAAGGATGCGCTGACAGAGCTCGTGCAGCCGTTATCACTTGTGGAGCGTATATCTTTAGATTGATCTCCATGAATTTGGCCTGTACTTGAAGCGTCTCAGATAAAGCAATATGGCGAAGTAGTTTGCAAACCTAAAgaagaattaaaatattaatgaaggTTGTATACAACTAACATTGATGTAGTTACTAACTTCAAGGATATGATCGATGTAATCATGGAAGCGATCAGCACACTCTTGTAATCGATCTAATTCTTGGTTTAAGGCAATATTCCTGAGGGAGTTGACAACGTCGATACCAGCCTTGATCACGTGACCCAGTTCTGTGACTTGATCACTAACTGCAAGTACCAGTTGCTGACTGAGATCCTGTCCGGCGCTCTGAACACTCTCTATCGCACCATCAATATCCGTTGTATTGGTGGCAAAAGGCTCCGTATTAACAGCAATCCTTAGTAGCTGGTTAAGCTCTAGTTTTGCACGATCGCACAGTAACAATATGTTCTCACGATGCTCATGTGTTGTATATGCTGAATCTGTGAAGTCTTGAGTcttctctacaactttgtccaGAGCGGCTAGCAATTGATCGCGTGTTTCTGGAACCAAAACCGATGATAGACCAAGCATAGCAGCTTCAGCACTACGACTCGCTGGTGGAAGAAGTTCTCGCTCAAGACTGGCGTAAGTTCGGTTCTTAGAACGTCCTCCAGCTTCGATTCTCCTATCCCTAACACTACTACTACGGGTTAGTTCTCGCGTTGTTGGAGTCTCTTCCACAATATCACTATTTCCGATCACCTTAGGCGTTGTCTCTGTCACCTGTGGTCTGGAGAGTTCAATCAAACGAGAGAAATGCTTCAAACTCGTAAAGGCAGATGCTCGTTCAGAGTCCCAATCAACCTGTCCAGCTCCCCTTGGAGATAATCGATCAACTACAGATTCTAGTACGCCATCCTTAACTACATAGTGAATTAGGTCCATTGCCCTTCGCATCTGGCAGAAGACAGTATCGCGATTTTCACGAGAGTCTGGGCACTCTGGGTGACGAAGGCATGTTTTGGATGACGTCAAGAGCATCATGGTCGATCGCTCGAGAACTTGACGCGCTGCAGCCATTTGAGCACGTCTTCGTTCTTCTTTTAAATCTGCTTGTCTGTCCCCTAAAATTAACCATAACAGTTAGTAAAATGCAGGTACATCTTATAGGTAAACTAGACCTTCTTGCAGGAAAGTTCTCTGGACGTAcgttatcataattttttttaatttaaaggaaCTTAATTCATTACTACAATATACTAGAAATACTGCAGATTAGAATGATCACATTTTGATCTATCTCTTCATAGATTAATTGATGGAGAAAGCAAAAGAACAAGCAGAGGGATGGAGTGTGCGTTTCTTGTACAATTAGCGTATAACAGAGGCAAATGGATGTTTGCATTCTCTAAGTGGAGATGAGACCTCCggaaacttaaaataaattttaatgaagaataaagataaaaagataagatagataattCAATATAAAACTAAGCAATGTCTCTTTTAATGCAATTACTTGAACTATATCTGAATAGATCTTTGATAGACAGACCTCAAGCGGAGGATTTCACATCAAATAAAGAACAAGATTATTTTTCCATatatttcgaattaaaaatatttttttctaagcaGCAAATCTTGATATCAATTGACCAGATCCAAAATCATATCATGATAATTAATGGATCCCGGTCAAactccagaaagc
Proteins encoded in this window:
- the LOC129803197 gene encoding alpha-catulin isoform X2, with protein sequence MATVSRKNQDIIIKVKSIERTLLPLIKQVSTLVQHRSERSPSVNSERTLRAIGRVGQAVNLAVERFVTVGETIADDNPEIKQDMYDACKEARAAGSSIERLCEITATDPLGYPPPDGPLSDRSAMIRAARALLSSVTRVLLLADIVVVKQLLLAKDRVARSLCRMEQVANFTEFVKAFSVFGAEMVELAHVTGDRQADLKEERRRAQMAAARQVLERSTMMLLTSSKTCLRHPECPDSRENRDTVFCQMRRAMDLIHYVVKDGVLESVVDRLSPRGAGQVDWDSERASAFTSLKHFSRLIELSRPQVTETTPKVIGNSDIVEETPTTRELTRSSSVRDRRIEAGGRSKNRTYASLERELLPPASRSAEAAMLGLSSVLVPETRDQLLAALDKVVEKTQDFTDSAYTTHEHRENILLLCDRAKLELNQLLRIAVNTEPFATNTTDIDGAIESVQSAGQDLSQQLVLAVSDQVTELGHVIKAGIDVVNSLRNIALNQELDRLQECADRFHDYIDHILEVCKLLRHIALSETLQVQAKFMEINLKIYAPQVITAARALSAHPSSKIAKENLEVFVDMWQWLASDVSTVSKEIIEMAQAQTKPDKTEYLSLPRPGTEQLQKHGTTSKPLKPTRLDQEEQEKIAKAGLEMKMLTNEMDAETDKWNGASDENNDIVKRAKNMSSMAFSMYQFTKGEGTLRTTQDLFTQAEYFAEEANRLYKVVRQFSYQVPAGQPKKELLEHLDKVPTYVQTLQFTVKDPTVGKAATFVKVDHVIQETKNLMNVINKVVTTCFECANKHGLCLPQQVPFAHS
- the LOC129803197 gene encoding alpha-catulin isoform X1; translation: MTTTYGRQVSTLVQHRSERSPSVNSERTLRAIGRVGQAVNLAVERFVTVGETIADDNPEIKQDMYDACKEARAAGSSIERLCEITATDPLGYPPPDGPLSDRSAMIRAARALLSSVTRVLLLADIVVVKQLLLAKDRVARSLCRMEQVANFTEFVKAFSVFGAEMVELAHVTGDRQADLKEERRRAQMAAARQVLERSTMMLLTSSKTCLRHPECPDSRENRDTVFCQMRRAMDLIHYVVKDGVLESVVDRLSPRGAGQVDWDSERASAFTSLKHFSRLIELSRPQVTETTPKVIGNSDIVEETPTTRELTRSSSVRDRRIEAGGRSKNRTYASLERELLPPASRSAEAAMLGLSSVLVPETRDQLLAALDKVVEKTQDFTDSAYTTHEHRENILLLCDRAKLELNQLLRIAVNTEPFATNTTDIDGAIESVQSAGQDLSQQLVLAVSDQVTELGHVIKAGIDVVNSLRNIALNQELDRLQECADRFHDYIDHILEVCKLLRHIALSETLQVQAKFMEINLKIYAPQVITAARALSAHPSSKIAKENLEVFVDMWQWLASDVSTVSKEIIEMAQAQTKPDKTEYLSLPRPGKHGTTSKPLKPTRLDQEEQEKIAKAGLEMKMLTNEMDAETDKWNGASDENNDIVKRAKNMSSMAFSMYQFTKGEGTLRTTQDLFTQAEYFAEEANRLYKVVRQFSYQVPAGQPKKELLEHLDKVPTYVQTLQFTVKDPTVGKAATFVKVDHVIQETKNLMNVINKVVTTCFECANKYKLDFSGLSGRVAAGSSRDDEGGSGGAGDSKGATTSTEGGM